From one Effusibacillus pohliae DSM 22757 genomic stretch:
- the trmL gene encoding tRNA (uridine(34)/cytosine(34)/5-carboxymethylaminomethyluridine(34)-2'-O)-methyltransferase TrmL: MHIVLVEPEIPANTGNISRTCAATGITLHLVRPLGFSTDDRQLKRAGLDYWHLLDLHYHDSFAELQAKYPHGRFFYASTKGRKRYTDFAYRPDDFFVFGKETKGLPDELIQANLDTCIRIPIIEGARSLNLSNAVAIVVFEALRQLGFPNLK, encoded by the coding sequence ATGCACATCGTACTTGTAGAACCGGAAATTCCGGCGAATACGGGAAACATCTCGCGCACCTGCGCGGCTACGGGAATCACTTTGCATTTGGTGCGGCCACTCGGCTTTTCGACCGACGACCGGCAGTTGAAGCGGGCGGGGCTTGACTATTGGCATCTGCTCGATCTGCATTACCATGACAGTTTTGCGGAACTGCAGGCGAAGTACCCGCATGGGCGGTTTTTCTACGCATCGACCAAGGGTCGGAAACGATATACCGATTTTGCATACCGGCCGGATGACTTTTTTGTGTTTGGCAAGGAAACGAAGGGGCTGCCGGATGAATTGATCCAGGCCAATCTGGATACCTGCATCCGCATCCCGATCATCGAAGGGGCGCGTTCTCTCAATCTGTCGAATGCGGTCGCGATCGTCGTTTTCGAAGCCTTGCGGCAATTGGGATTTCCAAATTTGAAATAG
- a CDS encoding MTAP family purine nucleoside phosphorylase translates to MSSNEIPKTPYAIIGGSSTFSIRFPEDLELDDCEVLADNLEFETPYGTSPVFKLFRLGGKQVLTVKMHGWRPNVVTRGVASQQLFWVFQQAGVKKIYAEGGVGAINHLLRPRDIVVPTDYIDRSMRVDVGLGGPYLLIMRQPTCPHGRRRLVAAAEKGAVGRVFDRAIYANTDGRHFESVAEVQALKIAGADVVGQSMCPEVYLAREIGACYARLDLVVNYAEGIVKDWEHEELKDIFYNEPKTIGRMLIDAMRETPVHEDCGCADLRKDTLLKEQ, encoded by the coding sequence ATGAGCTCAAACGAAATACCGAAAACCCCCTATGCGATCATCGGCGGGTCCAGCACATTTTCGATCCGTTTTCCGGAAGATCTCGAACTGGACGACTGTGAGGTGTTGGCGGACAACCTGGAGTTTGAGACACCTTACGGGACAAGTCCTGTTTTTAAACTGTTCCGGTTGGGCGGCAAACAGGTTCTGACCGTGAAGATGCACGGCTGGCGGCCGAACGTGGTCACCCGCGGCGTCGCATCCCAGCAGTTGTTCTGGGTGTTCCAGCAGGCGGGCGTGAAAAAAATCTACGCCGAAGGCGGCGTGGGAGCGATCAACCATCTCCTGCGGCCGCGGGACATCGTGGTGCCGACCGATTATATCGACCGTTCGATGCGGGTCGATGTCGGGCTTGGCGGGCCGTATTTGCTGATCATGCGGCAGCCGACCTGTCCGCACGGACGCCGCCGGTTGGTTGCGGCCGCGGAAAAAGGGGCGGTCGGCCGGGTGTTCGACCGGGCGATTTACGCGAATACGGATGGCCGCCATTTTGAATCGGTGGCGGAAGTGCAGGCGCTGAAAATCGCCGGCGCCGATGTGGTCGGACAGAGCATGTGTCCGGAAGTCTACCTGGCGCGCGAAATCGGTGCCTGCTACGCCCGGTTGGATCTGGTGGTCAACTACGCGGAGGGCATCGTGAAAGATTGGGAGCATGAGGAGCTGAAAGACATTTTTTATAATGAACCGAAGACGATCGGCCGGATGCTGATCGACGCGATGAGGGAAACCCCCGTGCACGAAGATTGCGGCTGCGCCGACTTGCGGAAAGACACGCTGTTGAAAGAGCAGTAA
- a CDS encoding HAD family hydrolase produces the protein MLTTLLFDLDGTLLPLDNDQFMKGYFQRLVSRVSHLLDKDRFVQQLWASTEAMVLSDDPSKTNEQVFKEDFLGKSGLREEQIWPIFVDFYQGEFQMLSHLTRPTPLARQLVRTAIDKGYTAVLATNPLFPRAAIEARMKWAGIADLPFALVTTLEEMHFCKPNPNYFREILQKIGKRPEECMMIGNDGYEDMIAAKLGLQTYLVTDCLIDRNLQPDCITEQGTLQDLLEFIERLPDRTAQGNCR, from the coding sequence ATGCTAACCACCTTGTTGTTTGATTTGGACGGGACTTTGTTGCCGCTCGACAACGATCAGTTCATGAAGGGGTATTTTCAGCGCCTGGTCTCGCGCGTCTCGCATCTGCTGGACAAAGACAGGTTTGTTCAACAACTCTGGGCCTCGACCGAAGCGATGGTGCTAAGCGACGACCCGAGCAAGACGAACGAGCAGGTATTCAAGGAGGATTTTCTCGGAAAGAGCGGACTCCGCGAAGAGCAGATCTGGCCGATTTTTGTCGATTTTTACCAAGGGGAATTTCAGATGCTCAGCCACTTGACGCGGCCCACCCCGCTGGCACGGCAACTGGTCCGGACGGCAATCGACAAGGGGTATACGGCGGTGCTGGCCACCAATCCGCTGTTTCCGCGGGCGGCGATTGAGGCGCGCATGAAGTGGGCCGGCATTGCTGACCTTCCGTTCGCGCTTGTCACCACATTGGAAGAGATGCATTTTTGCAAACCGAATCCGAATTATTTCCGGGAGATTTTGCAGAAGATCGGGAAGCGGCCGGAAGAGTGCATGATGATCGGCAACGACGGCTATGAGGATATGATCGCCGCGAAACTCGGCCTGCAAACCTACCTGGTGACCGATTGTCTGATCGATCGGAATCTCCAGCCGGACTGCATCACGGAGCAGGGCACGCTGCAAGACCTGCTGGAATTTATTGAGCGGTTACCGGATCGCACTGCACAAGGGAACTGCCGATGA
- a CDS encoding metallophosphoesterase family protein codes for MITIGVLSDTHLPKKGKELPVIVQNRLQGGDWIIHAGDRMRLADTIQLEWIYF; via the coding sequence ATGATCACGATCGGCGTGCTGTCTGACACCCACCTTCCGAAAAAAGGCAAGGAGCTGCCCGTGATCGTGCAGAATCGTTTGCAGGGGGGCGATTGGATTATCCATGCGGGCGATCGGATGCGGTTGGCAGACACCATTCAACTTGAATGGATTTACTTTTGA
- a CDS encoding helix-turn-helix domain-containing protein, which yields MTKTLGQKIRELRIQKGLTQGDLGGGRVTPSMISQIEADKANPSHRLLKWIADRLETPIEYFLTDMQQQSEKISSFRFAKALMEAGEPRQAIPILQELADGQSLPMHQQEIQRDLAACYRSVGRLDEAVEMLDQVLSAAQIKRDVAAMVQTLKEMGRIEQQRHHYPLAIYHWNRANRLLEEMDNPDPFEWAELLQEVAALNNYLGEFEAAKSAYEKAMTLLSGTSNLKAIADVYLNLSRLHRELGEFDKASDFAQHALSINKNLNNLKLSIQIKETYATLQAEAGQTPEAIALLEECLQEYEAFGLKERIASVHGALSNIFLKTRQLEQAKFHCQLALDKAVDDAQRAALYRTWAKTAKEQGRIDEAMEALQTSIHFFKQANLPRDLAYSYSLLGELYKESGDLTGAVQALENMRVAMEANLKERGFVL from the coding sequence ATGACCAAAACACTCGGACAAAAAATTCGCGAACTTCGCATCCAGAAGGGGCTGACGCAAGGCGACCTCGGCGGCGGACGGGTGACGCCCAGCATGATTTCGCAGATCGAGGCGGACAAAGCCAATCCGTCGCACCGCTTGCTGAAGTGGATTGCGGATCGGTTGGAAACGCCGATCGAATATTTTCTCACCGATATGCAGCAGCAAAGCGAAAAAATCAGCTCTTTCCGGTTTGCGAAAGCGCTGATGGAAGCGGGAGAACCGCGCCAGGCGATCCCAATTCTGCAAGAATTGGCGGACGGCCAGTCGCTGCCGATGCACCAACAGGAAATCCAGCGGGATCTGGCTGCTTGCTACCGCAGCGTCGGCCGGCTGGATGAGGCGGTCGAAATGTTGGACCAGGTGTTGTCGGCCGCCCAGATCAAGCGGGATGTGGCGGCTATGGTGCAAACGCTGAAAGAGATGGGGCGGATCGAGCAACAGCGGCATCATTATCCGTTGGCGATCTATCATTGGAACCGGGCAAACCGCCTGTTGGAAGAGATGGACAATCCGGATCCGTTCGAATGGGCGGAACTGCTGCAGGAAGTGGCCGCCCTGAACAACTACCTGGGCGAGTTCGAAGCGGCAAAATCGGCCTACGAGAAAGCGATGACTCTCCTGTCCGGCACGTCCAACCTAAAGGCGATCGCCGACGTGTATCTCAATCTGAGCCGGTTGCACCGGGAACTCGGGGAATTTGACAAAGCGTCCGACTTCGCCCAGCATGCGCTCAGCATCAACAAAAATTTGAACAATCTGAAGCTGTCGATTCAGATCAAAGAAACGTATGCGACGCTCCAGGCGGAGGCGGGACAAACGCCGGAAGCAATCGCTTTGCTGGAAGAATGCCTGCAAGAGTATGAAGCGTTTGGGCTAAAGGAGCGGATCGCTTCGGTGCATGGCGCTCTCTCCAACATTTTCCTGAAGACGCGGCAGTTGGAACAGGCGAAATTCCATTGCCAACTGGCGCTCGACAAGGCGGTCGATGATGCTCAACGAGCCGCTCTCTACCGGACATGGGCGAAGACGGCGAAGGAACAGGGCCGCATTGATGAAGCGATGGAAGCGCTGCAAACGTCGATCCATTTCTTCAAACAGGCGAACCTGCCGCGCGATCTCGCCTACAGTTACTCGCTGTTGGGTGAGCTTTACAAGGAATCGGGCGACCTGACCGGCGCGGTGCAGGCGCTTGAGAATATGCGAGTTGCGATGGAAGCCAACCTGAAAGAGCGGGGCTTTGTTCTGTAA
- a CDS encoding L,D-transpeptidase — MKRAIRMAAFTSLVILATATAGCGQLAQPAKDRQQPVAHASSATGQAGASAASGNDSVADQSRPADSVKQDTTAVPVNWMAPSGGNYPKIQKGDPIWIDISIKDQRVYIKKGDETIYTMVTSSGLDTEPDNSTPRGTFYVEPERDTWFFSPQYQEGAKYWVSWKNHGEFLFHSVPMDKNGNVIEAEARKLGQKASHGCLRLTVPDAKWIYDNIPVKTKVVIRD, encoded by the coding sequence ATGAAACGAGCAATCCGAATGGCTGCATTTACTTCCCTTGTGATTTTGGCAACAGCAACGGCCGGTTGCGGGCAGTTGGCGCAACCGGCGAAGGACAGGCAGCAACCGGTTGCGCATGCATCTTCTGCCACGGGACAAGCGGGGGCATCTGCTGCCAGCGGAAACGATTCGGTTGCCGATCAGAGCCGCCCGGCCGATTCAGTCAAACAGGATACGACAGCTGTCCCGGTCAACTGGATGGCTCCCTCCGGCGGGAACTATCCGAAGATCCAGAAAGGAGATCCGATCTGGATCGACATCTCGATCAAAGATCAGCGGGTCTACATTAAAAAAGGGGACGAAACGATCTATACGATGGTTACGTCTTCGGGGCTTGACACGGAACCTGACAATTCCACGCCGCGCGGCACCTTTTACGTGGAACCGGAGCGGGATACCTGGTTTTTCTCGCCGCAATACCAGGAAGGAGCCAAGTACTGGGTGTCATGGAAGAATCATGGCGAGTTTCTTTTCCACAGCGTACCCATGGACAAAAATGGCAACGTGATCGAAGCGGAAGCCAGGAAGCTGGGGCAGAAAGCGTCGCACGGATGCCTCCGGTTGACGGTGCCCGACGCCAAGTGGATTTATGACAACATTCCGGTCAAGACGAAAGTCGTCATCCGGGATTAA